The genomic segment CATCGGTCCTGAAAACAGGGTACCCGATTGAGGAACTGCGGAGCTACTGTTTGAAATTCCTGCGCGGACAGGGCTGCGAACCCGCACTGCGGGGGTTTAACGGCTTTCCCGAGGACATCTGTATCTCCGTAAACAATGTGGCGGCCCACGGAGTTTCCACTGCGGAGGTACTGCAGGAAGGCGACCTGGTTACGATAGACGTAACCACCGTGCGGGATGGCTGGCACGGCGACGGTGCCTGGACCTTCGCTGTCGGCAGACCGGGGCCGGCGGCCAAAAGACTTCTGCGCTGCGCCTGGCAGGCCACACGGGAGGGGATTCTCGCGCTGAAGGCGGGGTTCTATCTGAGTGAGGTAGGGAAGGCCATTGATTCTGTTGCCCGCAGGTACGGCTGTACGGTGCTGCCGTATTTTGTAGGACACGGCATCGGCCGAAGCATACACGAAGAGCCGAAGGTCCTGCATACGCTGGTGGACCAGCTGCCATGTCCTGTTGTTCCGGGCCTTGTGGTGACCATAGAGCCCATTGTGTCCCTTGGCGGATCTGCCACAAAGCTTCTGGATGACGGATGGTCCCAGACGACGGTGGACGGGAGCCTGACTGCCCAGTTCGAGCATACCGTTGCGGTTTTTTCGACCCATACAGAGGTTCTTACCATGCGAAATCAGCGTGACCTGCTGCTTGACTTTCCCCCGTTTATCTAATAATATGCGCCCTGCAAACGCCGACTTAGCTCAGCTGGCCAGAGCACGTGACTTGTAATCTCGGGGTCGTCAGTTCGAATCTGACAGTCGGCTAACCTACAAGCTCCCTTAGGGGAGCTTTTTTATTGTCCTGTAAGGAATTACGTGGTATTATTGATGTGCGTGATTTTGGCTGACAGCTGATTAAATGCACGTTTTTGGGTACACTGTAGACAAATTCAGAATAGGTAAAAATCGTTTTTAACACGGGATACCAAGAAGCACCGAAGCGCTTCTTGTCGCAGGTAGATATTATATATACTACTGTTTTTTCAGGTAGAAAGATCACATTGATTTTATTGCACAATGTGTTTCTATTTCATTGTTTCTACGTAATATTCATTTCCCGGGTTAATCGTGTGGGGGTACCTGTGAGCAGTTTGTTATGGATAACTTATGCACTGGAAAGGGTTTCAGGATAGATAGGCAGCAGGGCAAATACTTGCTGAGTTGCTATGTTATTTAGTTGAGAAAATGTATCATTTAAAGAAAAATTATTGATCTGAAGTGAAAGTTTTATATAATGAGACGATGACAAATCGTGATATACATAAGAATATCGTTAAGATATTGAGTCTAAGCTTAGCGCTCCTTGCGGTAACTTTTCTGGTATATGAAACCGGTGGCATTAAACATGTCTATTCTCATTCAATGTATCCGATCATCCTGCTTGCAGGGTTATGGTTCGGAGCAAAAGGCGGTATTCTTACTGCATTTATTGCAGGCCTGTTGCTCGGACCGAAAATGCCCATGGATGTAGCTACCGGAGAGATCCAGACCTTCATTAACTGGATTTTTAGGCTCTTCATTTTCATTGGTACTGGTGGGATTTGGGGCTCCATAATTGATTACCTGCGGTCTCGTCTGGACATGTTGAAATGGGCAAGTCGACATGATCCGGAAACCGGTATTGGAACTTTATCTCTCTTTGAGGACCGTTTCTATCAGCTACAGGAAGAGTCGCCCGCGGATAAACAGATCGGAGTGTGCTTATGCTCTGTTGAAAACTATGATGAGATTGTAAGCACCTTCGGTATGAGGTCAGGAGAATCTGGCATACTTCAGTTTACAGAGAGGGCGGGGAAGTACTGTCCGGAAGGAGCTTCTGTTTTCCTGAAACGCATGGGCAAGCTGGTCATTCTCGTTCCTGATTTTAATGAAGATATGGAAACTGAACTTGCGCCGCGGATAAGACAGATTACAGTGGAACCTTTTCATATAGACGATATCCCGATTCACTTGGAACTGTCGGTGGGATTTCATCAAACCAAAATCGGGACTGACGATTCAGCTCTCGAGCTTGTAAGAAAGGCAACAATCGCACAGGAGGAAGCACAACGCCTCGATAGCGAGTATGTGGTGTATACACCAGGTCTGCAGACTATACCTAAAGAAGCTATTGCTCTTATCGGAGAGCTCCGACGAGCAATAGACAAAGATGAACTCTATCTTGAATACCAGGCCAAAGTTACAGTAAATGAACATCGTCTTATCAGTGCCGAAGCTCTGGTACGCTGGAAGCACCCAGGCCTGGGGATTATCAGTCCCGGAGCATTTATTCCTTATGCAGAGAAAAGTGA from the Marispirochaeta aestuarii genome contains:
- the map gene encoding type I methionyl aminopeptidase; protein product: MAVFSVNEVVLKTRPEIHRIRYACTPIEELFRSLPSVLKTGYPIEELRSYCLKFLRGQGCEPALRGFNGFPEDICISVNNVAAHGVSTAEVLQEGDLVTIDVTTVRDGWHGDGAWTFAVGRPGPAAKRLLRCAWQATREGILALKAGFYLSEVGKAIDSVARRYGCTVLPYFVGHGIGRSIHEEPKVLHTLVDQLPCPVVPGLVVTIEPIVSLGGSATKLLDDGWSQTTVDGSLTAQFEHTVAVFSTHTEVLTMRNQRDLLLDFPPFI
- a CDS encoding putative bifunctional diguanylate cyclase/phosphodiesterase, coding for MTNRDIHKNIVKILSLSLALLAVTFLVYETGGIKHVYSHSMYPIILLAGLWFGAKGGILTAFIAGLLLGPKMPMDVATGEIQTFINWIFRLFIFIGTGGIWGSIIDYLRSRLDMLKWASRHDPETGIGTLSLFEDRFYQLQEESPADKQIGVCLCSVENYDEIVSTFGMRSGESGILQFTERAGKYCPEGASVFLKRMGKLVILVPDFNEDMETELAPRIRQITVEPFHIDDIPIHLELSVGFHQTKIGTDDSALELVRKATIAQEEAQRLDSEYVVYTPGLQTIPKEAIALIGELRRAIDKDELYLEYQAKVTVNEHRLISAEALVRWKHPGLGIISPGAFIPYAEKSDLINPMTEWVIEKALLQLRQWQEQGFFTKIAINISTRNLQVAGFADRLKEQLEKYKISPESIELEVTEWTFMKDQQNVLESLEKLSQIPIFLAIDDFGTGYSSLQYINRIPGNSIKIDRSFINQIDNDPGVFQVVRAAVRIGHALGMEVVAEGVETDIQYNMVQKAQCDAVQGYYIHRPSSPEELYNQYVGKKTKNDN